In candidate division KSB1 bacterium, the genomic stretch TTCGTCGTGACGCAGTTCAACTCGGCTTCGCTCAACCGCCACGTCGCGCTCACCTACAACTTCGACGCGTTTCGCGAGGGCTATGTTACCGTGCTGGCCGCCGAGCAAACGCTCGACAGCACCGACTGGTTTCAGGGCACCGCTGATGCCGTTCGCAAGAACCTGCGCCACTTACGACCGACGCAGGCCACGGACGCGCTGATTCTCTCCGGCGATCACATCTACCGGATGGACTACCGCGTCATGCTGGCCCTGCATCGTCAGGCGCGCGCGGATGTGACCATCGCCGCCGTCCCGGTCACCGCCGAACAGGCGCAGCGATTCGGGATCCTCAAGATGAACAGCGAAGGCCGCGTCGTCGAATTCATGGAAAAACCTTCGTCACGCGAGGCCTTTCGCGGATGGGAACTCGGTCCGGCCATGAGTCCCGGGGACGGCGGCCGCTCCGCCGGCCCGGTCTATCTCGCGTCCATGGGCATCTACATCATTCGCTTCGATGCCATGGAAGACCTGCTGCAACACGAGGGCGGCTCCGATTTCGGCAAGCATGTGATTCCGCGCGCGATCCATCACCGACGCGTCTATGCGTACCCGTTCTCCGGCTACTGGGAGGACATCGGGACGATCCAGTCGTACTACGACGCTAATCTCGCGTTGACCGATGAGCACCCGCGCTACGAGTTGTATGATTCCCAAATGCGCCTGTTCACTCGCCCGCGCTTCCTGCCCGGCGCGCGACTCCATGACGCACAGGTCAAGCGAACCCTGGTTTGCGGAGGCGCGCACGCCGATCGCGT encodes the following:
- a CDS encoding glucose-1-phosphate adenylyltransferase, with translation MDQTVAIILGGGRGTRLHPLTKHRSKPAVPFGGMYRLIDIPVSNCLNSGVYRIFVVTQFNSASLNRHVALTYNFDAFREGYVTVLAAEQTLDSTDWFQGTADAVRKNLRHLRPTQATDALILSGDHIYRMDYRVMLALHRQARADVTIAAVPVTAEQAQRFGILKMNSEGRVVEFMEKPSSREAFRGWELGPAMSPGDGGRSAGPVYLASMGIYIIRFDAMEDLLQHEGGSDFGKHVIPRAIHHRRVYAYPFSGYWEDIGTIQSYYDANLALTDEHPRYELYDSQMRLFTRPRFLPGARLHDAQVKRTLVCGGAHADRVTLEHSIIGARAIIRSGVTVSDSILVGADYYESPETLNVNRESGRPDVGIGGDSTIRRAIVDKNARIGYGVTIDPGAGAADMDGDGYCVRDGLVIVEKDAVIHDGMRIPTQAR